A stretch of Argiope bruennichi chromosome 10, qqArgBrue1.1, whole genome shotgun sequence DNA encodes these proteins:
- the LOC129989094 gene encoding uncharacterized protein LOC129989094 isoform X1 — translation MENSAKMEFSERIRMNITTENLPSNFENEIVENHEIISIRCNLKSMDDINEWVKEFGNSTNTKWNFRKSCPSGKRFVCWKKFVCQYSSFNKVPSNNNKKGNSKNAECLASIKVKIKLNTTRMRKEDDFLRRGLTGIVTIIPFHKHSLMTTETLRFFPVEDCRAVGITRGSKQVACGRPSKGLQIPKKRKHRKTIAYLLENVKLNQTNAKKN, via the exons ATGGAAAATTCGGCTAAAATGGAATTTTCTGAGCGAATTCGTATGAATATCACAACCGAGAATTTGCCTTCGAATTTCGAAAACGAAATTGTCGAAAATCATGAAATCATTTCCATTAGGTGCAATTTGAAATCAATGGATGATATTAACGAATGGGTGAAAGAATTTGGAAATTCTACGAATACTAAATGGAATTTTAGAAAATCATGCCCTTCAGGAAAAAGATTTGTTTGCTG GAAAAAGTTTGTTTGTCAGTATAGCTCCTTCAATAAAGTGCCATCTAACAATAATAAGAAAGGTAATTCAAAAAATGCGGAATGCCTTGCTTCtattaaggtaaaaataaaactgaatactaCACGCATGAGAAAGGAAGATGATTTTCTAAGa aGGGGATTAACTGGAATAGTCACTATTATTCCATTTCATAAACACAGTCTTATGACTACGGAGACTTTAAGATTTTTTCCTGTTGAAGACTGCAGAGCTGTTGGAATTACGAGAGGCAGCAAACAAGTAGCATGTGGTCGTCCATCTAAAGGGCTTCAAATTCCCAAGAAAAGGAAGCATAGAAAAACCATAGCATACCTcttagaaaatgttaaattgaatcaaactaatgctaaaaaaaattag
- the LOC129989094 gene encoding uncharacterized protein LOC129989094 isoform X2, which translates to MENSAKMEFSERIRMNITTENLPSNFENEIVENHEIISIRCNLKSMDDINEWVKEFGNSTNTKWNFRKSCPSGKRFVCWKKFVCQYSSFNKVPSNNNKKGSKYCHPSHLPDILSCTIADITNYEENQPLEHQKNFEEFHCSCLLKGD; encoded by the exons ATGGAAAATTCGGCTAAAATGGAATTTTCTGAGCGAATTCGTATGAATATCACAACCGAGAATTTGCCTTCGAATTTCGAAAACGAAATTGTCGAAAATCATGAAATCATTTCCATTAGGTGCAATTTGAAATCAATGGATGATATTAACGAATGGGTGAAAGAATTTGGAAATTCTACGAATACTAAATGGAATTTTAGAAAATCATGCCCTTCAGGAAAAAGATTTGTTTGCTG GAAAAAGTTTGTTTGTCAGTATAGCTCCTTCAATAAAGTGCCATCTAACAATAATAAGAAAG GCTCAAAATACTGTCATCCATCCCATTTACCGGACATCCTttcttgcacaattgccgacataacaaattatgaagagaaccaaccgttagaacaccaaaagaacttcgaagaattccattgcagctgtcttttaaa aGGGGATTAA
- the LOC129988611 gene encoding uncharacterized protein LOC129988611: MEKLNLPEKYNYKIIEIDENRAIFRISDLVNKESAQKWIKEYEQRSETVWRVERTHKSTGRLNIYKGDFRCQYNVQQVSKHVKESKNIGCPAVLKITIQRYFSLPKHKDPLPEVIEFPALCELLYLHNHFLDSAAVKKFRPLSNLTQKRLIELFELGHTAATARQMLQMELELQSNEDYAEACMDSSKLRSLSVVNHLLNNEFRKIYGSRRESDIDREVEKYISSYNQQPFCKAAFSKVKNSLAIAVVTPIMKRSIDLLSNVQEMIMLDASGHMDRLNHRVYFFISPGVAGGIPIGCIITNAEETNIFHEGVKLLCECFPEKCCLLQNGPLIVLQNGPLSSNDHSSNLRDHSSNDILSQFNNNTLKHSSNDTLSPRNIDTFSQLAMITTWFYQL, encoded by the exons atggagaaattaaatcttccagagaaatacaattataaaataattgagattgatgAGAATAGAGCTATTTTTCGCATTTCTgatcttgtaaataaagaatcagcacag aaatggattaaagaatatgaacaaaGATCGGAAACAGTTTGGCGTGTTGAGAGAACACATAAATCAACTGGGCgccttaatatttataaaggtGACTTTAGATGCCAATACAATGTGCAACAG gTATCAAAACAtgtgaaagaaagtaaaaatattggatGCCCTGCAgttcttaaaattactattcaaag gTATTTTTCACTGCCAAAACACAAAGATCCACTCCCAGAAGTTATAGAGTTTCCTGCATTATGTGAGCTTCTGTACTTGCATAATCATTTTCTTGACAGTGCTGCTGTTAAAAAGTTCAGGCCATTATCAAACCTAACGCAAAAGCGTCTGATAGAATTGTTTGAATTGGGACATACTGCAGCTACTGCAAGACAGATGTTGCAAATGGAATTGGAGCTTCAGAGTAATGAAGATTATGCAGAAGCATGCATGGACAGTTCTAAGCTACGTTCATTATCTGTCGTAAATCACTTGCTAAATAAtgaatttaggaaaatttatGGATCTCGAAGAGAAAGCGATATTGACAGGGaggttgaaaaatatatttcctcataCAATCAACAGCCATTCTGTAAAGCTGctttttcaaaagtaaagaaCAGTTTGGCGATTGCTGTAGTGACGCCGATAATGAAGCGAAGTATAGATTTACTTAGCAACGTTCAAGAAATGATAATGCTTGATGCATCTGGCCACATGGACAGATTAAATCatcgtgtttatttttttatttctccaggtGTAGCTGGTGGAATACCTATTGGCTGCATCATCACAAATGCagaagaaactaatatttttcatgaagGAGTGAAACTTCTTTGTGAGTGTTTCCCTGAGAAATGCTGTTTATTGCAAAATGGGCCACTGATTGTATTGCAAAATGGGCCACTGTCATCTAACGATCATTCATCTAATCTAAGAGATCATTCATCTAACGATATactttcacaatttaataataatacacttAAACATTCTTCAAATGACACGCTTTCACCTAgaaatattgatacattttcaCAGCTTGCAATGATAACAACATGGTTCTACCAACTATAA